A window from Nitrospira sp. ND1 encodes these proteins:
- the trxB gene encoding thioredoxin-disulfide reductase, whose translation MHNVVIIGSGPAGLTAAIYAARANLSPLLIEGWQSGGQLTTTTEVENYPGFSKGIMGPELMKEIRAQAERFGTEFLTGDVSAVDLTQRPFRLTIDGEQTVTAATLILATGASAIPLGVPNETRLIGHGVSTCATCDGYFFRGKDLVVVGGGDSALEEANFLTKFARTVTVVHRRDKLRASKIMQDRAMKNEKISFAWNSVVEDILGTDLVTGARLKNLVTGASSELACDGVFVAIGHRPNTDLFKSQLTMDEKGYILTSQGTTTSVAGVFAAGDVQDTKYRQAITAAGSGCMAAIDAERFLEHQ comes from the coding sequence ATGCACAACGTGGTCATTATCGGGTCCGGTCCAGCCGGCCTCACCGCCGCCATCTATGCAGCCAGAGCCAATCTCTCGCCACTGCTCATAGAAGGCTGGCAGTCCGGCGGGCAACTGACGACGACTACCGAAGTCGAAAACTATCCCGGATTTTCCAAGGGCATCATGGGCCCTGAGCTCATGAAGGAGATACGTGCCCAGGCGGAGCGATTTGGCACCGAATTCCTGACCGGAGATGTCTCAGCCGTCGATCTCACACAGCGGCCTTTTCGCCTGACCATCGACGGGGAACAGACGGTGACGGCGGCGACCTTGATCCTGGCCACCGGCGCATCGGCCATTCCGCTCGGCGTACCGAATGAAACCAGGTTGATCGGACACGGCGTCTCGACCTGCGCGACTTGCGACGGCTACTTTTTTCGCGGGAAAGACCTAGTGGTCGTGGGCGGCGGCGACAGCGCGCTGGAAGAGGCCAATTTTCTGACGAAGTTCGCCCGAACCGTCACCGTAGTCCACCGGAGGGACAAGCTGCGGGCCTCGAAAATCATGCAGGACCGCGCCATGAAGAATGAAAAAATTTCCTTCGCATGGAATTCCGTCGTCGAAGACATCCTTGGAACAGACCTGGTCACCGGGGCCCGACTCAAGAACCTCGTGACAGGGGCCTCTTCGGAACTGGCTTGCGACGGCGTCTTCGTCGCCATCGGCCACCGGCCCAATACCGATCTCTTCAAAAGCCAACTCACGATGGATGAGAAGGGCTACATCCTCACCTCGCAAGGCACGACCACCAGCGTCGCCGGCGTGTTTGCCGCAGGTGATGTCCAGGATACGAAGTACCGTCAGGCCATCACCGCTGCCGGCTCCGGCTGCATGGCCGCCATCGACGCCGAACGATTTCTGGAGCACCAATGA
- the thiI gene encoding tRNA uracil 4-sulfurtransferase ThiI — MRCAIVHYHELALKGRNRDFFEQRLVRNLRLALKDLKIRRIESLQGRIRVTIPDEVTPDLVTERLRRTCGVSNFLLTESVPLDLTAPDLTTIKQVAERQLSEQTFNSFRVTAKRADKRLPLTSMDVEREVGGYLHEATGKAVKLKQPDLTLYIELLTKEAHVAARKIQGPGGMPVGTSGKVACLISGGIDSPVAAYRMMKRGCKAVFVHFSGRPLVSRDSEEKVQELVQLLTAYQYHSQLYIVPFGEIQREIVANAPAAFRVVLYRRIMVRIAEELARRHGCWALVTGDSLGQVASQTPENLSVVEAAAELPLLRPLIGMDKIEITEQAQQIGSFTTSIEPDQDCCKLFVPLHPSTRTKPDDILRIERGLEISTFVKQGVEKAELSTFTFPS; from the coding sequence ATGCGTTGCGCCATTGTCCACTACCACGAACTCGCCCTCAAAGGCCGCAACCGCGACTTCTTCGAGCAACGGCTCGTCCGCAATCTCAGACTGGCGCTGAAAGATCTGAAGATCCGGCGGATCGAATCGCTGCAGGGGCGCATCCGGGTGACGATTCCCGATGAGGTAACGCCCGACCTGGTGACTGAACGACTCCGCCGCACCTGCGGAGTTTCAAACTTTCTGCTGACCGAATCCGTGCCGTTGGATCTCACGGCGCCGGACCTCACGACCATCAAGCAAGTCGCCGAGCGGCAACTCTCCGAACAGACATTCAACTCGTTCCGGGTGACGGCCAAACGCGCGGATAAACGCCTGCCTCTGACCTCCATGGACGTCGAACGCGAAGTCGGCGGCTATCTCCACGAAGCCACGGGAAAAGCCGTGAAACTGAAACAGCCCGACCTGACTCTCTACATCGAACTCCTCACCAAGGAAGCCCATGTCGCGGCAAGAAAGATCCAAGGCCCGGGCGGCATGCCGGTGGGTACCAGCGGAAAAGTGGCCTGCTTGATTTCCGGCGGCATCGACTCCCCCGTGGCGGCCTACCGGATGATGAAACGTGGCTGCAAGGCAGTGTTCGTGCATTTCTCCGGACGCCCGCTGGTAAGTCGTGATTCCGAAGAGAAGGTCCAGGAACTGGTCCAGCTGCTGACGGCCTATCAATACCATTCGCAGCTCTACATTGTGCCCTTCGGCGAGATTCAACGTGAGATCGTCGCGAACGCCCCGGCGGCGTTTCGTGTCGTCTTGTATCGACGGATCATGGTGCGCATCGCCGAAGAGCTCGCGCGGCGTCATGGCTGTTGGGCGCTGGTCACCGGCGATAGCCTCGGCCAGGTCGCATCGCAAACACCTGAGAATCTGTCGGTGGTGGAAGCAGCCGCGGAACTCCCGCTTCTGCGCCCGTTGATTGGCATGGACAAGATCGAAATTACCGAGCAGGCGCAACAGATCGGGAGCTTCACAACGTCGATCGAGCCGGATCAAGACTGCTGCAAACTCTTCGTGCCGTTACACCCGAGCACCAGAACCAAACCCGACGATATCCTGCGCATCGAACGGGGCCTGGAGATCAGCACGTTCGTCAAGCAGGGCGTCGAAAAGGCCGAGCTGTCGACGTTCACCTTTCCTTCGTAA
- a CDS encoding SRPBCC family protein → MRWVWLVSGCLLALVTVPVGSATAGEVGSTHLLRALVVQPDPDGGVRATATLLFPGGPAVLQSILSEYRNWPELFETRMRVAQVEEQDGRVLTDIYISHALLPGEQRLLCESQALPGGGLITHLKGGDFTRYHREWRLQPAGDGTQTRAEFDLLVEVKTLVPDWLVAVAMERELNTHFRLVRERALDRITKER, encoded by the coding sequence GTGAGATGGGTTTGGTTGGTATCCGGTTGCCTGCTCGCTCTGGTGACCGTGCCGGTCGGGAGCGCGACGGCTGGAGAGGTTGGTTCTACCCATCTGCTGCGGGCGCTTGTGGTACAGCCTGATCCTGACGGCGGTGTGCGGGCGACGGCCACCCTGCTGTTTCCCGGCGGCCCAGCGGTGCTTCAGTCGATCCTGTCCGAGTACCGCAACTGGCCTGAACTATTTGAAACCCGGATGCGGGTGGCGCAGGTTGAAGAGCAGGACGGGCGGGTCCTCACCGACATCTATATTTCACATGCGTTGTTACCCGGCGAACAACGGCTGCTCTGTGAATCGCAGGCGTTGCCGGGCGGGGGGCTCATCACGCACCTCAAGGGGGGAGATTTCACACGGTACCATCGGGAGTGGAGGCTGCAACCGGCCGGCGACGGAACGCAAACGCGGGCGGAATTCGACTTGTTGGTCGAGGTGAAGACGCTTGTCCCCGATTGGCTGGTCGCCGTCGCCATGGAGCGGGAGCTCAATACCCACTTTCGACTGGTTCGGGAGCGAGCCCTGGATCGGATTACGAAGGAAAGGTGA
- a CDS encoding response regulator, translating to MAQAKILIVDDEVVVAEDIRRQLRALGYLVVGVVASADEAVRLAGEHRPDLVLMDIKLKGPMDGIDAARIIQTQYGAPVIYLTAFSDEETLERARETLPLAYLIKPFVRSDLRAALELALFRQRVSRIAEQRGRWLDAVVQSMEDAVVTVDQQGRVTMLNPAAEGLTGWSQPDALGKAVQEVMVVLDPESRRSVLHPAVQMLRKGTSADLGGRPFLLVSRNGHEHRISDSAAMIRDERGDPSGVVLVFRPASA from the coding sequence ATGGCGCAGGCAAAAATTCTGATCGTCGATGACGAAGTGGTCGTGGCTGAAGACATCAGACGTCAGCTGCGCGCACTCGGGTATCTGGTCGTGGGTGTGGTGGCATCCGCGGATGAGGCCGTACGGCTGGCCGGGGAGCATCGGCCGGATTTAGTTCTCATGGATATTAAGCTGAAGGGGCCGATGGATGGGATCGACGCGGCCCGGATCATCCAAACCCAGTATGGCGCACCGGTGATCTACCTGACGGCCTTTTCGGATGAGGAGACACTGGAGCGCGCGAGGGAAACCCTGCCGTTGGCCTATTTGATTAAGCCGTTTGTCAGGAGCGATTTGCGCGCCGCGCTGGAACTCGCGCTCTTCCGGCAGCGTGTGTCGCGTATTGCCGAGCAACGCGGGCGGTGGCTGGATGCGGTCGTTCAGTCGATGGAAGATGCCGTTGTGACGGTCGACCAGCAGGGACGGGTGACCATGCTCAATCCGGCGGCTGAGGGATTGACCGGCTGGTCGCAGCCCGATGCCCTGGGGAAGGCAGTTCAGGAAGTAATGGTGGTGTTAGATCCGGAGAGTCGGAGGTCCGTGCTGCATCCGGCCGTACAGATGTTGCGTAAGGGAACGTCTGCCGATCTTGGCGGGCGCCCGTTTCTTCTCGTGAGTCGCAACGGGCACGAGCATCGGATCAGCGACAGCGCGGCCATGATCCGTGATGAGCGGGGAGACCCGTCAGGAGTCGTACTGGTGTTTCGCCCTGCCTCTGCGTAG
- the queG gene encoding tRNA epoxyqueuosine(34) reductase QueG, whose product MREAVMSASLTVAIKQAARELGFDAVGISLLPTQTNPAVNLNREASAGDLLDRLQEWLRRGYHATMAWMVRDPERRADPTRVLPGCRSIISVGMNYYTDYRADERQGNGRIARYAWGLDYHKILGDKLAQLAERIGALAPASLNRAYVDTGPVMEKVWAQQAGLGWIGKHSNLVSTDFGSWLLLGEILTTLELEPDEAGTDLCGSCTLCIQACPTGAITEPYVVDAGRCISYLTIELRGTEPPIAEDLRRELGNRIFGCDDCLDICPYNVQARPTTEPGFQPSSLTGAPSLLALTKMDEQTFGTTFKHSPIRRAKYAGLQRNLSWALSNEPAPTDRHSPTPPPSADPR is encoded by the coding sequence GTGCGCGAAGCCGTAATGTCCGCGTCCCTCACAGTCGCCATCAAACAAGCCGCCCGCGAACTCGGCTTCGACGCCGTCGGTATCAGCCTCCTTCCTACGCAAACGAACCCAGCCGTAAATCTGAATCGTGAGGCCTCGGCAGGTGACCTGCTGGACCGGCTCCAAGAATGGCTCAGGCGCGGATACCACGCGACCATGGCCTGGATGGTCCGTGATCCCGAGCGGCGAGCCGATCCCACCCGAGTACTGCCCGGCTGCCGATCGATCATTTCTGTCGGCATGAACTATTACACAGACTATCGGGCCGACGAACGCCAGGGAAACGGGCGCATTGCCCGCTATGCCTGGGGCCTCGACTACCACAAGATCCTTGGTGACAAGTTGGCCCAACTCGCCGAGCGCATCGGCGCGCTGGCCCCGGCCAGCCTCAACCGGGCCTATGTCGACACGGGGCCGGTCATGGAGAAGGTCTGGGCCCAGCAGGCCGGACTCGGATGGATCGGCAAACATTCGAACCTTGTCTCGACAGACTTCGGCTCCTGGCTACTCCTGGGAGAAATTCTGACGACCCTGGAGCTGGAGCCGGATGAGGCGGGAACCGATCTCTGCGGAAGCTGCACGCTCTGCATCCAGGCCTGTCCGACCGGCGCGATCACCGAGCCATACGTCGTCGATGCCGGACGTTGCATCTCCTACCTGACCATCGAACTTCGCGGCACCGAACCGCCGATCGCCGAGGACCTCAGGCGAGAGCTGGGCAACCGGATTTTCGGCTGCGACGATTGCCTGGACATCTGCCCCTACAACGTCCAGGCCAGACCAACCACCGAACCCGGCTTCCAACCTTCCTCGCTCACCGGTGCCCCGTCGCTGCTGGCTCTGACGAAGATGGACGAGCAGACCTTCGGCACCACGTTCAAACACAGTCCCATCCGCCGCGCAAAATACGCCGGACTCCAACGCAATCTCTCCTGGGCGCTCTCCAATGAACCCGCCCCCACCGATCGGCACAGCCCCACACCTCCGCCGAGCGCCGATCCCCGCTAA
- a CDS encoding sigma-54 dependent transcriptional regulator, whose protein sequence is MHAPTLLIVEDEERMRRLFELVLKPAGYQLLLARSGDEALRVIQEHESLDMIITDLQLGAVSGMDVLEAARQQVPDVPVLIVTGYGTVKSAVEAMQKGAYDYISKPVDNEELKIVIARALQVRQLARDNRILRAGLHEQFGFDRIVSVSKEMELIKRLAREVAQTDATVLITGESGTGKDLLARAIHLVSPRAQGPMVALNCAGIPEHLLESELFGYEKGAFTDAKKSKPGRFQMADRGTLFLDEIGELSLTAQAKLLRVLEQHVVEPLGGVRSVAVDIRVIAATNQELPDLIKAGRFRLDLYYRLNVYQLRMPPLRERPEDIEPILTQFLGQARRERGSRIKGMTAEALTILKQYPWPGNVRELHNVVEWLTITCKQDEITPEHLPASFKTAPPTNEEKPAGTPSLLALGLSVEEVEKTMLQEALRKTGGNVSEASRLLKITRNTLRYRMAKHNLSLPPG, encoded by the coding sequence ATGCACGCACCCACCCTCCTGATCGTCGAAGATGAAGAACGAATGCGCCGGCTCTTCGAGCTGGTGCTGAAACCCGCCGGGTATCAGCTGCTCCTGGCCCGCTCGGGGGACGAAGCCCTCCGCGTGATCCAGGAACACGAATCCCTCGACATGATCATCACGGATCTCCAATTGGGCGCCGTCTCGGGCATGGATGTGCTGGAAGCAGCCCGGCAACAGGTGCCCGATGTGCCGGTCCTTATCGTGACCGGATACGGCACCGTTAAATCGGCCGTCGAGGCCATGCAGAAAGGCGCCTACGACTACATCTCCAAGCCCGTCGACAATGAAGAGTTGAAGATCGTCATTGCCCGCGCACTGCAGGTCCGCCAGCTCGCCCGGGACAATCGCATCCTGCGCGCAGGGTTGCACGAACAGTTCGGCTTCGACCGCATTGTCAGCGTCTCCAAAGAGATGGAACTGATCAAGAGGCTCGCCCGGGAAGTGGCGCAGACCGACGCCACGGTGCTCATCACAGGCGAAAGTGGAACGGGGAAGGATCTGCTCGCGCGCGCCATCCACCTCGTCAGCCCACGCGCCCAAGGCCCGATGGTGGCTCTGAACTGCGCCGGCATCCCCGAGCACCTGTTGGAATCTGAACTGTTCGGGTATGAAAAGGGAGCGTTTACCGACGCGAAGAAATCCAAACCGGGACGCTTTCAAATGGCGGATCGAGGCACGCTGTTCCTGGACGAAATCGGCGAACTGAGTTTGACGGCACAGGCCAAACTCCTTCGCGTCCTCGAACAGCATGTCGTGGAACCGTTGGGCGGAGTGCGCAGTGTCGCCGTCGATATTCGGGTCATCGCCGCGACCAACCAGGAATTACCCGATCTCATCAAAGCCGGCCGTTTCCGCCTCGATCTCTACTATCGCCTGAACGTCTATCAACTCCGGATGCCGCCCCTTCGCGAACGGCCGGAGGACATCGAGCCGATTCTGACTCAGTTCCTCGGCCAGGCCCGTCGGGAACGCGGCAGCCGCATCAAGGGAATGACCGCCGAGGCGCTCACGATTCTCAAACAGTATCCCTGGCCGGGCAACGTGCGAGAACTGCACAATGTCGTGGAGTGGCTGACCATCACCTGCAAACAGGACGAGATTACGCCCGAGCACCTGCCGGCCTCGTTCAAGACCGCTCCGCCGACAAACGAAGAGAAGCCGGCCGGCACACCGTCGCTCCTCGCGCTGGGACTCTCCGTTGAGGAAGTCGAAAAGACGATGCTCCAAGAGGCGTTGCGCAAAACCGGGGGGAACGTGTCCGAAGCCAGCCGTCTGCTCAAAATCACACGCAACACGTTGCGATATCGAATGGCCAAACACAACCTGTCGCTGCCCCCAGGCTGA
- a CDS encoding PAS domain-containing sensor histidine kinase, translated as MRRLRRTGGLQRKFFVALLIVGIVPGMVALWATYRSSTATLKQAIGEGFQEIARSTSIRLATAVDNEIERAIRLALVPLHVRQPVVLANHQADATADKTQHQPSPAHPKSNNPPAVDQDTTGYLDEWARESRHYVRVTIADRQGQVVASTDPRLPPQQTGEVWWREAIQAAPGTSYVSNVTFDPQVNDMVFHVAVPILDDTRRAAIGVVGLVIRRNLLTQMILPIQIGNTGHAMLLDTQGTPLICPVLPPTAHLIPSTLMDRLTLDRPLWLVAEDDAHGGRDAIVGAAPVRLTHPLTPGSLDGNRWYAFIRQAPEETYAPIYSLLLTVGLIGFGLVIVLSAFGFVVGYRIVKPILALQREAEGLRLTLALPENGSVNRPLTPLLSPGYQTGDEIEDLATSFAAMRKVLEENLRTIRSQQHELIRQEKLASVGQLLAALAHDLRNPLGVIRSSAQVVLEGPQEEPIRLEMARYIIDEVDKLSLRLHDFLRYARQKPPDFKVEPAEAVVRAALRQWEAQGGHERIRVEERFGNALPSIQVDPEQVKEALMNLLINAREAMPEGGTLTLTTRAGQDSEVEIEVADTGIGIAPEHLSRIFEPFFTTKAYGTGLGLTNVKRLVEDNGGTLVVNSNAGAGTSFTLRFRAAAG; from the coding sequence ATGCGTCGCCTAAGACGAACCGGCGGACTCCAGAGAAAATTCTTCGTCGCGCTGCTCATTGTCGGCATCGTGCCCGGCATGGTCGCGCTCTGGGCGACCTACCGCTCCAGCACCGCCACCCTCAAGCAAGCCATCGGTGAAGGGTTCCAGGAGATCGCGCGTTCCACCTCCATTCGACTGGCGACCGCCGTCGACAATGAAATCGAACGCGCCATCCGGCTGGCGCTCGTCCCGCTGCACGTCCGTCAGCCGGTCGTCCTCGCCAACCACCAGGCCGATGCCACAGCCGACAAGACACAACATCAGCCATCACCGGCTCATCCGAAATCCAACAACCCGCCCGCGGTGGACCAGGACACCACAGGCTACCTCGACGAATGGGCGCGCGAGTCCCGGCACTATGTGCGTGTCACCATTGCCGACCGGCAGGGACAGGTCGTCGCCTCGACAGATCCGCGGCTGCCGCCGCAACAGACGGGCGAAGTCTGGTGGCGTGAAGCCATACAGGCCGCACCCGGTACGTCCTACGTCAGCAACGTGACGTTCGATCCTCAGGTGAACGACATGGTCTTCCATGTTGCCGTCCCCATCCTTGACGACACCCGACGAGCCGCCATCGGCGTCGTCGGCCTCGTCATCCGTCGCAATCTGCTGACTCAAATGATCCTCCCCATCCAGATCGGGAATACGGGTCACGCCATGCTGCTCGACACGCAAGGCACGCCGTTGATCTGTCCGGTCCTGCCGCCCACCGCCCATTTGATTCCATCGACCTTGATGGACCGACTGACATTGGATCGCCCCCTGTGGCTGGTCGCAGAAGATGACGCGCATGGCGGCCGCGATGCGATCGTCGGGGCGGCGCCGGTCCGGCTGACTCATCCGCTGACGCCGGGGAGCCTCGACGGCAACCGGTGGTATGCGTTTATCCGGCAGGCGCCCGAGGAAACCTATGCGCCGATCTATTCCCTATTGCTGACGGTCGGCTTGATCGGGTTCGGGCTGGTGATCGTGCTTTCCGCCTTCGGGTTCGTCGTCGGGTATCGCATCGTGAAACCGATCCTGGCGCTCCAGCGCGAAGCGGAGGGCCTTCGCCTCACGCTGGCCTTACCGGAGAACGGCAGCGTGAACCGACCCCTCACTCCGTTGCTTTCGCCGGGCTATCAGACCGGAGATGAAATTGAAGACCTGGCGACAAGCTTCGCCGCCATGCGGAAGGTGCTGGAGGAAAATCTGCGGACGATCCGGTCACAGCAACATGAACTGATCCGGCAGGAAAAGCTGGCGTCGGTGGGACAACTGCTCGCCGCCCTCGCCCATGATCTGCGGAACCCCCTCGGCGTCATCCGGAGCTCCGCACAAGTCGTGCTGGAGGGGCCGCAGGAAGAACCCATCCGCCTGGAAATGGCTCGCTATATCATCGATGAAGTCGACAAACTTTCACTGCGACTCCACGACTTTCTCCGTTATGCCAGACAGAAGCCGCCTGACTTCAAGGTAGAACCTGCGGAAGCCGTCGTCCGCGCTGCGCTGAGGCAGTGGGAAGCGCAGGGTGGCCATGAACGCATCCGGGTCGAAGAGCGATTCGGGAATGCCCTGCCCTCGATTCAGGTCGACCCGGAGCAGGTCAAGGAGGCCCTGATGAACCTCCTCATCAATGCGCGGGAAGCGATGCCGGAAGGAGGAACCCTGACCCTCACGACCAGAGCCGGACAGGACAGCGAGGTGGAAATTGAGGTGGCCGATACCGGAATCGGCATCGCTCCGGAACACCTTTCACGAATCTTCGAGCCCTTCTTCACGACCAAAGCCTATGGAACCGGTCTCGGCCTCACCAACGTCAAACGGCTCGTTGAAGACAACGGCGGAACCCTGGTCGTGAACAGCAACGCAGGAGCGGGAACATCCTTCACCCTGCGCTTTCGTGCGGCGGCAGGTTGA
- a CDS encoding M48 family metalloprotease, whose amino-acid sequence MRNNRIWMTSLMALSMTVAGCAEVQRAAEDVARQSGNPRLAGAIHGAGNVVGSLFPIGYEEESSIGQAIALQVVARYGGVVDQPELVRYVNLVGRAVANTSDRPDIPYHVAILDHESINAFAAPAGYIFVTRGLLRQIKNEAELAAVLGHEIAHVSEKHILDVIQRSKRLAGVTEAGLSYATSNPAAFKGVIDGAVKKLLDEGLDQEKETEADTVGELFAARVGYDAEAYVGLLTRLRDLKGDDRALFKTHPNFSVRIEAVQKTIRTKRLVSNGLVLQERFLRMTKRV is encoded by the coding sequence ATGCGAAATAACAGGATCTGGATGACGAGCCTGATGGCGCTCTCGATGACTGTGGCTGGTTGTGCAGAGGTGCAGCGGGCTGCCGAGGATGTCGCCCGACAGTCCGGCAATCCCCGATTGGCCGGTGCGATCCATGGCGCAGGCAATGTCGTCGGCAGTCTGTTTCCCATCGGCTACGAGGAAGAATCGTCGATCGGGCAGGCGATAGCCCTGCAAGTCGTGGCACGGTACGGCGGTGTTGTGGATCAGCCCGAATTAGTTCGCTATGTAAACCTGGTAGGGAGGGCGGTGGCCAACACGTCCGACCGGCCCGATATTCCATACCATGTCGCCATTCTGGATCACGAGTCGATCAACGCGTTTGCCGCGCCCGCCGGATATATTTTTGTGACCCGGGGCCTGCTCAGGCAAATCAAGAATGAGGCGGAGCTCGCCGCCGTCCTGGGGCATGAAATTGCGCATGTGAGCGAAAAGCATATCCTCGATGTGATTCAACGCAGCAAGCGCCTGGCCGGAGTGACCGAAGCCGGCCTCTCCTATGCGACGAGTAATCCGGCTGCGTTCAAGGGCGTGATCGACGGCGCCGTCAAGAAGCTGCTCGATGAAGGTCTGGATCAGGAGAAAGAAACAGAGGCCGATACGGTCGGTGAATTGTTCGCCGCGCGGGTCGGATACGATGCGGAGGCCTATGTGGGCCTACTGACGCGGTTGCGCGATCTCAAGGGCGATGACCGTGCGCTGTTTAAGACCCATCCCAACTTTTCCGTGCGGATCGAGGCCGTGCAGAAAACCATTCGCACCAAGCGTCTTGTATCCAACGGCTTGGTGTTGCAGGAACGGTTCCTCCGCATGACCAAACGCGTCTAG
- a CDS encoding SH3 domain-containing protein, with amino-acid sequence MIPPRSFWIPLIALWIGLFVWGTEAWAETVYVQAKTAQLRAGKTSLDAVVGNVKFGDALEVVGRDGSWVEVKTSAGARGWIFAHKTSTSKPSGGNDTLARLGQSMRGGDASATTASAGARGLDKASEGYADRAGVSARDREVVDRMTAYQIPDQDVEEFMREGGLGEYAK; translated from the coding sequence GTGATACCACCACGATCGTTTTGGATTCCGCTCATCGCCCTGTGGATCGGTCTGTTCGTCTGGGGGACGGAAGCCTGGGCTGAAACCGTCTACGTGCAAGCCAAGACGGCGCAACTTCGCGCAGGAAAAACCTCGCTGGATGCCGTGGTCGGGAACGTGAAGTTCGGCGACGCGCTGGAGGTGGTCGGTCGCGATGGAAGCTGGGTGGAGGTCAAGACTTCAGCCGGCGCGCGTGGATGGATCTTCGCCCACAAGACATCGACATCGAAACCGTCCGGAGGCAACGACACCCTGGCTCGGCTTGGCCAGAGCATGCGGGGCGGAGACGCGTCCGCGACCACCGCATCGGCGGGCGCCAGAGGGCTGGACAAGGCGTCCGAGGGTTATGCCGACCGGGCCGGCGTGTCCGCGCGGGATCGGGAGGTAGTGGATCGCATGACGGCCTATCAAATCCCCGACCAGGACGTCGAAGAGTTCATGCGGGAAGGAGGCCTGGGCGAATATGCGAAATAA